TGAACGCGATTTTCGGAGTGCCTGCCAAAAGGTGTTGTCCAGCCAAGGGTATGAGTTTCCTGGCTGCCACAAGGGCGGGATGGGCGCTCGTCGAGTGCCTTGATCAACTCAGCTTCGCTGAATGGAATGGTTTGACTGAAACGGTAGAGCAGAAGATTACGAAACCACATTAGGCTGTCCTTGTACGTCTGGCCACAAAAGCCGCCAATATTGCCTGACACCGGCAGCTTCGGCCAGCCAATACGGGGGCTTTGATTAACATATTGAAAATGGCAGAGATTTTTTTACGAAAGGTATTGCCAGACGGATAAAAGCTGCCTAGAATGCGCCCCACTTCGAGAGCAAATGGGTGATTAGCTCAGCTGGGAGAGCATCTGCCTTACAAGCAGAGGGTCGGCGGTTCGATCCCGTCATCACCCACCACTCGAGGTGGTACGCAGTGGTAGTTCAGTTGGTTAGAATACCGGCCTGTCACGCCGGGGGTCGCGGGTTCGAGTCCCGTCCACTGCGCCATAATTTGCACGCGATCGCTTCGGCGGTTGCATAAAAAAAGCGACCTGTTGGTCGCTTTTTTTTATGCCTGGTTTTCAGGCTAGCGCATGGCGCTCCGTAAGCCTAAATGCGCTAAAACAGGTGCAGGCTCAGTTACCGCCGGCACTGCCTCCAGCTCCAGTTCCAGTTCCAGTCCCGGCACCAGTGCCAGCTCCGTCATTGCCCATGCCGCCAGTACCTGTTCCGTTACCAGTACCTGACCCTGAACTGCCGGTACCAGTGCCATCGGGGCCGGTATTCATCTCGTTCGGTGCGCCTGGGCTAGTTGCGCCTTCACGTTCGCGGCGCATTTCCTCTTCTCGATCCATTTGCTCGGTTTGCTGGCCATCCATGCCCTGCTTATTGGAATCATAGTCTTTGTCGCCTGCGAGCGCGTAGGGGGCAGCCAACGCGACGGCCAGACTGAATACGGTGCTGGTAAGTACGGTAGGAAATTTAAGTTCTTTCATGTTGTTCACCTTGATTATGATTGAATTATGTCGCGTTACAGTTGAGTGCGATATCTACCGTCAGGTTGAACATAATGAGCCAATAAATACAGGATCATTCAATATTGCCAAACCTAACTTGATGCTAATTAACTATGTGCTTATTGCTATTTAGTCATTTGCGGCACCGGTCTCTTCCGCTAGCTCGCGTGCCATATCTAAATGTTGCTCCAGCTTGGGAAGCGTCTGTTTGGCGAACGCGCTTATGTCAGCGTTATCCGAGTTGCTGGCGCGTTGGAACAGTTCAATAGTTTGCTCATGCGCGTTCACCTGGTTATTAGCGTAGGCTTCATCAAATGACTCGCCATCGCGTACCTGTAGTGTCATCGCTTTCGCCTTATCCATTAACGTAGCTTCATCCGAAATATCAAGATCGTGCTTCTGCGCCAACTCCTGCATTTTTTTATTCGCTTTGCCGTGATCTTCGATCATGCGTTGGGCGAAGTCTTTGACTGCATCGGTACCGTTTTCGAGCGCCATATTGGCAGTTTCGATCTCAGCCATCCCTTTTGCAGAGGCTTCCTCGATAAAATCTTCGTCTTCAATATCGCGTTCCAAATCCGCCTGGCCAGCGGCAGGGCCGGTAGCAGGTTGGCTTGAATCCCGCATGGTTTCGTTTGCAGCACCAGGCTGTTGGTTAGTGCTTTGAGCGAAGGCTGCGGGGGCACCCACACCTAGTGCCACAATCAGTGCCGTTGTTAGCAGGTTGAGCTTGTTCATAAAAATCTCCACTTACTTTTGCTGGAATGTGCGTATCCGGTTCAGTTAGCGTCTTGCCCGGGTTCGGTAGCTGGATCAGTTCCTGCTTCCGGAGCGCCTGGTACGCTGCGTGTGGCGTCAGTGCCGGCCGGTTCTGTGTCGTCCGCACCGGGCTGTGTCTCGTCACCGGAGCGGGTAGTGCTTTCCAGGTCGGGGTCGCGCGGTGGAGTATGGGTTCCGTTTTGATGTGAATCAGCCTCGCGTTCCATCTGACTCTTTTGGGCGCCATTGTCGGCCCGTTCTTTTGACGGGTCATTTGCACTGGCATAACCGCTGGCTAAACCGAGCACGAGACTTAATGCGGAAATATGAAGGACTTTGGATGCAGTAGGAATTTTCATGTTTCACCTCTTCTTGTCATGTATTCACTACGATAGAAGGGGCATTAATATAAAAGTTCAGAGAATATTATTTGATATCTTATCGTTCTTTTATTATCAGTTAGCTGTTTATTTCCTTAATGAATAAGGCAAAGATATTTCACTGTTGTCCGGTTCGGGATCCGATAATCATTTCCGTAACCCATTTGCTTAAATGCGATGTGTACGCTGTTTGTGCTTCATCCGTAGAGAGCGCATGGTCCGCTCCGTCGATAATTCTATGAGTCATTGAATGAGCCTGAAAGAAAGCAGCGCGATAATTCATGATCGTGGCATGAGGCACAAAGTCATCATGCTCCGATTCGACCAATAGCACGTCGCCTTGGAACTCGGAGCATGCTTGTAAAGCTTGATTGTCTGCAGAGCTAAGCGATCGGCGCCGATAATCTTGAAGTCGCTCTCTATTCAATGTCTGTTTCGGCTCGGTCCATTCTTCATCCCAGTAAAGTGCGGGGACGCGCAAAGCAAGCCATCGAACAGGACGCAGCGAGGTGAGCAGAGTAGCAAGGTAACCACCGTAGCTGGTGCCGATAACGGCGATGCTTTCACGGTCTATGCTCGGCTGAGCGATCAGATGATCATAGGCTGCAAGCACATCCGCCAGATTGTGCT
This genomic stretch from Halopseudomonas pelagia harbors:
- a CDS encoding DUF4142 domain-containing protein — encoded protein: MRDSSQPATGPAAGQADLERDIEDEDFIEEASAKGMAEIETANMALENGTDAVKDFAQRMIEDHGKANKKMQELAQKHDLDISDEATLMDKAKAMTLQVRDGESFDEAYANNQVNAHEQTIELFQRASNSDNADISAFAKQTLPKLEQHLDMARELAEETGAAND
- a CDS encoding alpha/beta hydrolase family protein, with the translated sequence MTAETRSIHIHSDGEDIAGTLLSPETSVPGVLFVHGWGGSQQRDLARANKLAGLGCICLTFDLRGHEKTLAQQHTVTREHNLADVLAAYDHLIAQPSIDRESIAVIGTSYGGYLATLLTSLRPVRWLALRVPALYWDEEWTEPKQTLNRERLQDYRRRSLSSADNQALQACSEFQGDVLLVESEHDDFVPHATIMNYRAAFFQAHSMTHRIIDGADHALSTDEAQTAYTSHLSKWVTEMIIGSRTGQQ